GTTTGATTGAATTGTTTCCTTAACTGTATGATTTCTAAAGCGCAATAGTTAGCGGCTGCTCTTTTTGTGCTCGCCAAACTGACTGACGGGCCGTTTGTCACGCTTTCATGTGGCAGCGGCGGCGACCGCGTAGGCAGCCGCTTTGCCGTGCTCTTGTTTTGTAGCGACAGCCTCCTCGGGGGAGCGTGCGCCCCGTTGTAGGCGGCGGCCGTGGGgacgcgcgtgtgcgtgtcttGCTTCGAGTCCTCCAGGGGCCACGCTAAATTCGTGAAGAAATATGATGCAATTTTGCCATATTATTCTATACGTTGAGTATTTGTGGTCGTTTTTCTACCAGCCCCCCCTGAGCTTTATTTGTTGTGGGACGTGCACGGCGGTTCGCGTCAAAATGCTCTTGTGGGTCTacgatcaggggtgtcaaactcgtttttgtcacgggccacattgtcgttgcggtttccctcagagggccgttctGACTGTAGAAGCATAGAAATGcctaatcgcctcatcatattattattttacgtACAGCGGCATCTCGGGTTTCGTATGCCCTAATTTTAGTTTGGGGAAACCTATTCACCGCGCCGAAGCCCTGCGTATTATACAAGCATTGCTTTGggtccatcttgtggcatcttggtgcaaaAGAACTGcgttgaagtgagttaaggagcTTCGTGtcgtgctttgccgccatcttgtggcatctctaGGCAATGACAGACCTTTTTGGCaaaagttaaaaacatgtttttttttttaaatctttttttatttgattgttttttgtttgattgcagtgaaatttagatttgtcttttttattttttttatttttccctaaCCAACAGATGGACCAAATTTCTCTGATTCTTTTTACTAATCAAGTTCCATGTTTGCaaccacttgttgctaggcagacttCAGAGGGCTCCATCTTTACTGCCCCATGACATATGCCAACGACGCCGTCACTGCTCTGCAATAAGTGCAAAATGTATAGGAAAGCTGGTCCCAGCTGGCTGGCCTCAGCAAAGGCCAAAGTTGCCACTGTTACACTCTTCCCCGAGCCAAAATGCCCGCCGCTCAAAATAGCTGCCGTCCTGTTGCCCGGGTGACAGGGCGCCACCTCTCGTGCGGGACTCACAGCGAGCagagatgcaaaaaaaaccccaaaaaacaatggCTAGTAATTGTAAGTACCTCACTTCTTAGACACTAATGTTCACGCTTGGACATCAAAATATGTAACAGTCATTAGAcgtctgttgctaaccaaatcaGCAGCAGCACCTACTGAGCCCAATCTTCTTCCTTTATTCTTAATCATAGTCCAttgtatttagtttatttttctaAAGGGAGCTGTCTATTTGAGGTGtagcgtttattttatttactcaaGCAGACGACAACGCCGGTGATTTATATGGTGAATTATGACTAATGATCTGTTGAGCTATGGAACAAGGCTAAGCAGAACGGTTATTGTTTGAGGCAGTACAGTGGAAAATGTGTCAAACtggcaaaaaacaaatctgaagaaAAAGTGCCGACTCGGCGGCAGCAAATGTCAAAACACTGGCTCAGACGTGTCACtcaaacacgcacacgcgcgcgcacactcatttttatattttacacagCCACCCAATGGTTCGTGTCAGTCCAAGTAAGCTGTTACATTAACTTCTCTGTTTTATTGCTCTcattataaaaaaaagcaattaaaattgtaataaatTTTCTTTAGCCCCGGGCATTCATTTCGCACCACTATTGATTGGgactcgggggtgggggggggggaaatacaacTTCTTAAAACTACTTGAGTCTGTAAAGCAATTAAACAGTTGACGCTAACGCTAGCGCCAGTCTCCGTCCTCGCTACGACaacatgttttaattttcaACTCTGTTTTCTTTTCGACTTTGTTTTAGTCTTATGGACACTGTTGAACTTCCTTAAACATTGACAAGACCGTtaataacaattattttgtcgtcagttgtggagatatagTGTTAAACTGTATTTCACcttttcagttttcccttttttggggggcgggggacgGGGGGGAGGCGTGGCTAAAATGGCGCTTAGTGACGCAATTCGGTTTCGGGCACGAGTCGCCGCTCTTCCGTTGTATAAGAATTTGAGCGCCCTCCTTGGCGTCAATGGTTATGCtagccattttcttttttaacaactTACATAGTGTTCGTACTGAGAAAAACAAGACAGCTAGCTCAGGATTTTATGTTGTCAAAAcatagctttgctaatgttGTGACCTGGCTAACAAAACCGCTAAATTAGCTAATAGTAACAGATGGAAAAGTACATCTTATCTGTATCTTTCTTCAGATTGTTCCGACATGTCGCTTTTTCGTCGTCATTtgcggaggttgaaaaaagtaactggcctattttgacaaagtaagaagCACAAACATCTAAGTAAAAAGGTGATCGCGTCGGCTTTTAAGGATTCCTCGTGTCACGTGTCAAATGCGCCGCGCATTCGCATGCTGCTGTGTATTTTTGCGTGGCGTATCCACTTTCACACGGTGACAGCGGCGGTGTGGAGGCAGCTGCAGGCGCAGATAAGAAGCCCCTTTGTACCCGCACCCCTTCGGCAAACACCTTTCACTCGCAAGACGAGCAAGCGGCGGTCGCAAtgttacacgcacacacacgaacacgccGTCATTGCTTCTTAACTTTCATTCCCAACCAACCATTTTTAAAGCAGAGTTTCCCATATTTCCAGCCGTTTGCCAGCATTTTGAAGGATCTTTTAAGAGACAACCAACGTTGTGTTCTGGGACCAAATCCACCAAAAGAACGAATAGCGTCTGttgatttcaacattttttttggttcctTAGTAATCAGCAGAAGAAcatgggttgttttttttgcttttgggaCACCTCAAACTACAAGACATCAAAAACAAGATTAAGAAATGTCTTTTGATGGAAACAAATTAGTTACAGATCTACAACTATGAAACGTGGCGTGAGCGACGCTGACTCGCCGTATGGCTGGAGCTGAATGTCGGTGGCTTTTTTTACATGGAGTTCACCATTCACTCAATCTTTTCTCACAATCGCGACATGTTTAtaccacacacacgcaaattCTGTTAGAGTGTGCGGTGCCAAAACTTGTCCAACTTCCAATGTGTTGGCATTTATTTCCCTCATAATTGACGTGACAAGTCAAGATTTaccgcctaatctttatcttccactcaaaagttgtgccgaacTCAAATCTAAAGTGACGCAATGCCGCCATCTACTGGcgtctgttagtcattacagtggtttacaaacctgaatttcacacacAAGCTGGGCAAGACCCTCTTCCATGCATGTCCGTTGAAAACATACTTGACGACTATATACGcccatggcagtgaatgaattaaagatTATATGCAAATGTATGGAACTGAGCTGAGCTGAGCAGTGAATCTCGTGTACCACTGCTTTAAAAGCAGTGGTACACGagtgtcatttttaaatgacaacgCTTTGGTCACAAAGCCGCACCAGAACGTGCGTTTattttggatgttttgtttttcaaacaatttCTTCTTTATGCGTAGCAGGTAGCCCGTAAAAATTGTCGTGTGTGGCACAATAAAGTCTTCACGGCACCCCACAGATTTGCTCCAATTGCACGCATACGTCACAGCAGAGTATTGCCGGGCCGGGCTCACGTGGGACCACTCGTGCTCTCTTGCAAATCTCCGCCAGGCCGTTGCTTGGAAAGTGTCCTTTTAATCgcagaaaaacaataataaaagagCCCAGAGTGAGGTCAGTCCATCAAACAGACAGGAGGCTGACtaagactgaaaaaaaaggtACACACATAATGTCAAtagaaatagagagagagaaaaacaaggaAAGTGCAGAACAAGTGAGACAAAAAGACATAAAGTTCCAAAAATGGATTCCAACCCGTTGGTCCAGTGAGACGGTTTATATAACGTTCACCTAAGaagtgttgccttttttttttttttttaggatttagAGCACTGACGAGCTACATGGAAAATGTTGATgcccaaaaacatgtaaaaacgGATTGCTTTGAGTAACTCTGATGTCACGTTAAAGGTAGTCGCTCTTTAGTGCTACGTAGCATTAGCCGCCGTCCTGGCTTTTGCTGTATTAGGTATTACATACGCTATGTTGTCAGCAAAAATATTGCGGTTTCGCTGCATCACAGTTTTGTAGTAAGTACAGCTCTAAAATCTAGTGTTTTAAATAACGTCTTATAGCTTCTTAGGTAGGCCTACGTTAGCAGACAtaagatttttttctaaataaaatcaaagcGTAGTACCGTATAACAGTAAAAGAAAttatttctcagaaaatgagTAGCTGCTAGgcgcttctttgtttttgtgaagtaATGTCAGAGCGGAAACAAAACCATGTCATGTCGCTTTGCCTGCGTTGACGACTGAAAAGAACTCGTACCAATTGAGGACTATAAACATCCACGGCGGTGAACGAGTCAAGGATGTAGGCGAAATGCAAAGGCCAATGGCGGAACCTCACTTCCTTGTTATTCTACTGGAATAAGTCTCGtaggacaaacaaacacacaaagagctAAGAagttttttcctcccacaacaTGTCAGCAGCTCGCCTCTTTCTCATTTGAAGCGCGAAGCCGTGACGTAAAACGAAAGCGAACACAGAGTGTGCGCTAATGACCAAAACAAGTGCTGCGGCTTGGCATTTGAGTGGATTGCCGCTGCACACTCTCATctgctgttttattgctttcTTCCGTCATtctttctaataataataacgcaaGCTCAAGCTGGTGTGTGGCCATATTAGCGCATGTTGATGAGCGTGGCAAAATGGCAATCATCGCACGCTTGTTTAATTTGCCCTCAAGTGACGCGCTGACTTGCTTCCTGCCTCTTTATTGCGTTCAGAGCAGCACTCAAATCTTATTTCAAATCTTGTTTATTTTCCTGCTTTGTGTCTTGGGATGGAATGCGACCACTTTGCATTGGGTTTattaaacatgctaaaaccagTTCGGCATATGCtaggcagttaaaaaaaaacaaaaaaactttgcgTTATTGACAACAAGGAATAGTATTAGTGTGTCaaattcaattttttaaaacatggttttatttttttagtaaaaaaataatgtgaaattaaatgctgttttacagctatttttttaatgtatgattttaatttaggaaaaaaatacatttaaaaatagcacaTTATATCAGTGTTTTAATCTTcaatattttgtacatttttagttcattttttattttaaaaatgtgatagCGTTTGATATTCAACAttctttattttcctttttttcgtCAAGGAAATGGTGTGGTTTCTTGTCAACACACaatatttttgcaatttaataaaaaataataaatcaatgtctttttaaaattcagCATTACCAcacattatttgtaatattaaaaaaacacctttccatattattttttttttaacagtgtggTATCTCTCTGAGCTTTTTAGAAtacaaaagtattatttttctaACATTCTGCCTTTTAGTTCGGatttagaagaaaaaatatcATTCCGAATgttgggatttaaaaaataataataataagtaacaGGTGtgcatttttgtaatattggacactttatttaattgtatttccagttaaaaaaaaaaaaagaagaaggactTAGCACGGCATTGATCTTAAGAGTGGACCGATGAGGtgcgtttttctttttcctgtgaGCGGCAGACAGCAACTTCCTGCTGAGCAACGCGCAGGGCCAGCGCGGCTACCCCATCGTGTACTGCTCGGACGGCTTCTGCGAGCTGACGGGCTTCACGCGCACCGAGGTCATGCAGAAGAACTGCAGCTGCCGCTTCCTGCACGGCGCCGACACCAGCGAGCGCGTGGCCCAGCAGATGGAGAAGGCCCTCGAGGGACGCCAGGAGTACCAGGCCCAGGTGCACTTCTACCGGAAGAACGGTACGGACGCGCCCCGCCGCCATCATCGTCATCGTTGTTATTAGCGTCATTAGAGGACCAGGCATTTATTGGACTAAGAACGAAGGCCTTTAATGatgcaaatgcatttttcttcAATCATGTTTAATGCTATGATACGCCTCTGGAAATACTTGACAGCAAAGCAATATTCTAAGTTTctcttgatttttgttttattctatcGACTACTTACAACTTAACGCGCAAATTCTAAATACaaatcgaaaaaaaaataatggtttaAGGTCCGGTGTTATTTTGGTCCCTTAATTTGTTCCCCAGAGCTGTAtactttgtcattatttattcaaataaatcattattctaaatgtcaaaaataaaaaaaaattaaaaaacaaaatacaaaaataaatctcgAATTTAATGTAAACTACCACATTTCcgcaaataataatcattatgtACTCAACCGGATAAGAATAGAGCCATTTAATTGTGCAGGTGCATTTTTATCACTTGTAACggtattatacatttttttcatttattttaaccaccaactaatgaaataattaaaacatgtctatacaagtgtgtgcgtgtgttttcctATTTCTGTGAATGTgtttataaatgtaaataaaaaaataatcgtaatatgaagtcatatttaaaaaaacaaaatgtatacggctaatatattaaaataaatataaaatattgtggTAGCCCTTTAGATTTTCTCAACTCAGcccaaaagaataataataataataatactgatgatgatgacgatgttttaatgttgtattgtgtgtgtgtgtgtgtgtgtgtgtgtgtgtcaggagtAAGCTTCTGGTGCCTGCTGGACATTGTGCCCATCAAGAACGAGAAGGGCGAGATGGTCCTCTTCCTGTTCTCCTTCAAGGACATCACCGACAGCCACGGAAAATGTCACCACAACAGCAGGAGGGAAGGTGCACGTCTTGTTGGCGTTTTGTCGccgttatttgttattttttcagGCGCGTCCATTGAATTCGCACGGCTTCGCGTCAAATCCCGCTGCATCTGCATCAGCGCTTTTTGCGCTCGGGCTGCTTTCTTCCTGTATGTTAGCATTCCGTCGATTCTCATCAGAAGCGCTCGCTGTGTTTTGTGCGCTAGTTTCGGAGGAGGACAAACATCGGCGGAGGAAGGGCAGCTCCCACCTGAGCGAGGCCCGCAAGCGAGGGCGCAACCTGTTGTACCAGCTCACCAGCCGCTTCTCCCGGGGCGGCAAAGGCGACGTCAACCTGGGCGAAGTGAGTGCGCCTGCATATTCATTGAAAACCCGTGCGCTGTTATTCGCCgtaaaactcacctattcgctGCTTTTGTGCTCgggctgaaaaaaacaaaaaaaaaaaaggatatcatataatcattttaaaaaatttaacataTTAAGTCAAATATaaccaacagaaaaaaaatgcagatagtACCAAACATTTATTAGAGGTAAAAGTGAAGGCAATATTTATGTATTGGACTACAACATAACGTAATactaaaacattacatttttttaaatgtattcttggatttaaaaaaaaaaaaaagattttgtggCTAATGAGTGAACGTACTTTTGTAAGTCTTTTTGAATGGAGTGGTGTTTGCCACTCGTCTTGTCGGACGCCTCCACCCTCCCACAATGCCGCGCTccgtttttcccccccccccccccctctcgttCTATTTTCCTTCACCGTGGTCGCCTCCTCTGTGCTTTCTtcgctttttttccctcacagtGCAAACATTCGCGCGGGTCTGCCTCCGCACCTCTTTGGAGAAAAAGGACAAGCACCACTAGCTAACCCATtgctgcgcgcgcacacacacacacacacacacacacacacacttttaataGCCATGAAAATACAAGAACGCAGGTAACAGGTTCCATAGTTATATCATACCGCATATTTGGACTCAACACATTCAAGAATATTTGTTAGTAGCAACAAAGGATCGGCATGTAGTTGCAGTTTACCGTCAAAAACTTGtcgtgttgcaaaaaaaaaaaaaaactgcagagatagcttagcttaatgctaaggaaaagaagggaaaaaaatgcaaaaggccatagacgggctaagaAATAGCGTCAGTATCTCGTTATTAAGCAAgggatatttgaaaacaagtggtggagcaacacatgtagacaaacaaaaatactcacaggcatatattctttgtcctGCATAATCGACTAATATTTTTGCGGCTTATTAAGGAGTTTTGAATGTGTTCAATCGTATTTCtggattatactgcccccaggtggccaatgcGCACATGTCAAAAGGAACAGTTCAACGTCCAATGAATTGAAgcacaaaatgtggcaaaaaccgTTTAAGTTTATACATTCTATTTAGTGAGGTCGTTACTGTTTCTGTCAAGTAAAATATGATCGAAAGTTCTTTTCCTTAGAACACCATccgtgcatccattttctgagccgcttctcctcacgcgggccgcgggcgtgctggagcctgtcccagctatcgtcgggcaggaggcggggtacaccctgaaccggtcgccagccaattgcagagcacacataaacaaataaccattcgcactcacattcacaccgacgggcaatttagagtcttcaatgaaccgagcacgcatgttttggggatgtggtaggaaagcggagtgcccgaagaaaagccacgcaaaATTTCTACGACAAAGTACATTTTTGTCGGACCCAAATTGGCCAAACAAACCCACTTCAAACCGCGGATTTTACATTTGACCCAAATTGACCCAAAAATGACCACTTCCAAACAAAACGGTGgactttctgtgtcttttcggggatggcttcttgagactttttcgctGGTCTTCTCATGATAGATTTCATGCTGCTTCGTGAAACTGTGGCtttaggggctgaattttcaaatgtttcgAACATAATactttgcatttcattttgactgtacagtaacagttaaaaacagtttttgaaGAAAAGTCATTTCTTGGATTTGTCTGGTTTGTCAGGTTGCAATGAAATGATATCAAAGACCTCTTTGTCAATAAGGAatagatttccccccccccccccaaacaaaaataGCCTCTCTTGTTATTAGATGAGAAAACCATAAGTAAAAATGATTATattatgaattttaaaaaggtgtatttatttattcattcatttattgtatttattaatttgactaaattcacccaaaatggagATGAGTACTTTTCCgttttttcctcttctgtttGCCATCCTTGGATTTCGCCTGTGTGCGTCCCAAATTTCGTGCGTGTGTTTTGAGTATTGTCAGAGCGCGACGGAGCGGCCGTCGGTTCCGGAGTACAAGGTGGCGGCGGTGCAGCGGTCTCGCTTCCTGCTGCTGCACTACAGCGTGTGCAAGGCGCTGTGGGACTGGCTCATCCTGCTGGCCACCTTCTACGTGGCCGTCACCGTGCCGTACAACGTCAGCTTCACGCCCTACGACGACACCGTCGCCGCCGCGCGCTCCACCATCGTCAGCGACATCGCCGTGGAGATGCTCTTCATCACAGGTCAGCGATATCTTCGGCATCGGCGTCGTTATTATTTGGGTCACACAGTTACCTTCATACCTTACCTTCAcgaaaattacatttaaaaatacaaaataaatatttcataataatcatcatttgaTTAAAATGGAAGTCATGtattacaataattaaaaattaaagttTTAATGACGTAACACTAAAGTACATTTGAATTAtgtatgaaattgtttttttttttggaacattacTTACATATATTTAgcaatttaaaaatcaatagtTTCATATTTTCCGGCCCGAATCACGTATAATTGCTTCTCCCCTTGCAGACATAATCCTGAACTTCCGCACGACCTTTGTGAGCCAGTCGGGTCAGGTGGTGTACCAGTCGCGCTCCATTTGCATTCACTACGCCACCACTTGGTTCTTTGTGGACCTGGTGGCCGCTCTGCCCTTTGACCTCCTCTATGCCTTCAACATCACAGTGGTGAGGAAGCATATACACGTATACAGTGGCTCTTTGTCTTACGAGTTTTTCCAGTGACTCAAATGCCTCAAGTTTTATTTAAAGGGAAACAAAATGGCGCAATTAAAGTACTGTGATGCGCCCGCATGTGGGCGAGGAGAGGCAAAAAgctaaatacacaaatacagaatgaaaacactcgcaaggagctgctgtaggccacaactcacatgCTCACACGCGGATGAACCAGCCAGCCCCGACCTGACTCCTGTTCcggatgtcactcactaggccacgccccttaaaggcttACATCCAACacaaaaatactacaatacgtacagtaattacttcagaaaaccttttttttttttttctttctccgtGTTCTCATATATCTATACAATACAGTGGTATTTTTCTAAACCGTAACAAAATCAGTTGCACTGCAACGGGTATATTTACGTTCCGGCATTTGCGAATTCACATGTTGgcaaattttggggggaatttatCCTCCGTGATTTGCTGCAAACTGCACCGAGTTACTGTTTTGGAACTCGGGCCAAAGCCATGTCCGCTATATATGAACAAAGAAGTGctctgctgccatcttgtggcatctttatgCCAAGGAACTACGTTGACGCGAGCTGAGAAGCTTCATGGTGTGctctgccgccatcttgtggcatctataggcaattacaaaccttcagGGGAGGACGTCAACTACGCTCAGTTTTGTATCATTATACTTTTCATTGATTATATTATAATTGGGTGGAACGGTATAAATTGACTCACTGGCATCAGTATGGATTAACgatgatctttttttctttttttcttttttccagacGTCGCTGGTGCACCTGCTGAAGACGGTGCGTCTGCTGAGGCTCCTGCGACTGCTCCAGAAGCTGGACCGCTACTCGCAGTACAGCGCCATGGTTCTCACGCTGCTCATGTCCGTGTTCGCCCTGCTGGCGCACTGGATGGCCTGCATCTGGTACATGATCGGGCGCAAGGAGCTCGATACCAGCGAGTCCTGGGAAATCGGTGAGCTGCGCGGCGGGGACGTTTGAGGTAGCGATGATAGACGCAAATAAGCGATTGCAGTCACTagcgttttatttttatgcaattatacttttttattttcgttttaaaataacatttcatatatttaattttgtttaatcTATTTCAAAATCATAATGTTAAAACgcatgaaataatttaaaaaaaaataataataataatgatgaatgatgtacaaccccaattccaatgaagttgggacgttgtgttaaacataaataaaaatagaatacaatgatttgcaaatcatgttcgagctatatttaattgaatacactaaaaagacaagatatttcatggtCAAACTTAGTTgctaacaacaataaataaactttgttgctaacaacaataaagtttctcagtttgaccatgaaatatcttgtctttgtagtgtattcaatgaaatatagcttgaacatgatttgcaaatcattgtgttctgtttttatttatattcaacacaacgtcccaacttcattggaattgggcttgtatatTTGGGaaaatgattgtattttttaatttaaatttctttaattcattgaaatgtacttgtgtattttcttttaaaatatattttgtaattgttgcatataattgtaatgttttattttttaaaaataatgcaaccaatgttaaaatatatGCAAACAGCACATATTTTGATGatataaaataatgaagtaTTTTAAATAGCGAAGTAAAGCAATACAAAGGGTCACTGCGCTTGAGCGGTCTTTGTGTGTGGTCGGTCGCAGGATGGCTCCACGAGCTGGGCAAGCGTCTGGAGACCCCCTACGCCAACACCACAGCGGGGGGCCCGTCGGTACGGAGTTCGTACATAGCCGCCCTCTACTTCACCCTTAGCAGCCTGACCAGCGTGGGCTTCGGCAACGTCTGCGCCAACACGGACGCGGAGAAGATCTTCTCCATCTGCACCATGCTTGTGGGCGGTATGCCAGACCACCACCTTTTTTTGTCTGACCCGTGTGGacatatttacattaaaaagaaagagaagcaGTCCTAAAATTGAGCCCTGTGGGACCCCTTTTACTAAGGTGATTATATCAGAGACAAAATGGCCAACCCTAAATAAAGGATCCCGGAATTACTTATTTGTCCGTAGCAACTTTAATGTCGTCTAATTGTGTCACCGTGCCGGCGGGACATTTTGCTGCCCCACAAAGCTGTAAATTAGCTGATTGGAAGACGAGTAGTTAAGTCAACGTGTCGACTAACCGATTCAAGCCCCGACCTATGACAGAACTAAATGTTCATATTTCAACTCGAATATGATGCCTTTCCATTCATCCTTCCAAACTGGAATATTTCCCAAATTCTCCTCTTAACGTCCCGTGGAAATTTACCGGAAACTTTGCGTAGATTTACCGGAAAGGTTTCCAACCTGACCGGAAATGAGGAAGCCGCCTTACGTAAGACTGCTTTGGTTCCCCGCAGCGCTGATGCACGCCCTGGTCTTCGGGAACGTGACTGCCATCATCCAGCGCATGTACTCGCGCCGCTCCCTCTACCACACCCGCATGAAAGACCTGAAGGACTTCATCCGCGTGCACGGGCTGCCCCAGCAGCTCAAACAGCGGATGCTCGAGTACTTCCAGACCACCTGGTCCGTCAACAACGGCATAGATGCCAACGAGGTAGGAAGTCGGGAAAGC
The sequence above is a segment of the Phycodurus eques isolate BA_2022a chromosome 19, UOR_Pequ_1.1, whole genome shotgun sequence genome. Coding sequences within it:
- the LOC133417691 gene encoding potassium voltage-gated channel subfamily H member 4-like isoform X3, which produces MPVMKGLLAPQNTFLDNIATRFDGTHSNFLLSNAQGQRGYPIVYCSDGFCELTGFTRTEVMQKNCSCRFLHGADTSERVAQQMEKALEGRQEYQAQVHFYRKNGVSFWCLLDIVPIKNEKGEMVLFLFSFKDITDSHGKCHHNSRREVSEEDKHRRRKGSSHLSEARKRGRNLLYQLTSRFSRGGKGDVNLGEYCQSATERPSVPEYKVAAVQRSRFLLLHYSVCKALWDWLILLATFYVAVTVPYNVSFTPYDDTVAAARSTIVSDIAVEMLFITDIILNFRTTFVSQSGQVVYQSRSICIHYATTWFFVDLVAALPFDLLYAFNITVTSLVHLLKTVRLLRLLRLLQKLDRYSQYSAMVLTLLMSVFALLAHWMACIWYMIGRKELDTSESWEIGWLHELGKRLETPYANTTAGGPSVRSSYIAALYFTLSSLTSVGFGNVCANTDAEKIFSICTMLVGALMHALVFGNVTAIIQRMYSRRSLYHTRMKDLKDFIRVHGLPQQLKQRMLEYFQTTWSVNNGIDANELLHDFPDELRADIATHLNKDILQLPVFTGASRGCLRSLSLHIKTSFCVPGEYLIRQGDALHANYFVCSGSLEVLKDGTVLAILGKGDLIGCDLPESEQVIKTNADVKALTYCDLQYISVRGLREVLQLYPEYAGVFASDIHNNITYNLRVGSQDQGLGRLSRSPAIPHEPRRTPTAERKREDSSDCFHLSPSTRSRHNLLLPSLSSPVRRTSLGNLLGDELRQFSALRRCRSPDPGRGFLGRGGASSRTPAKPERDASLADAGDEREPSKLLIPAVACFGPPELSSRVVDGVEDNGRAFHFNVEHRRGSGGTRAGRLKPGSIGAGRRPVPHDAAPPGPRERPSELAPPPPADAARPPGPQ
- the LOC133417691 gene encoding potassium voltage-gated channel subfamily H member 4-like isoform X4; translated protein: MPVMKGLLAPQNTFLDNIATRFDGTHSNFLLSNAQGQRGYPIVYCSDGFCELTGFTRTEVMQKNCSCRFLHGADTSERVAQQMEKALEGRQEYQAQVHFYRKNGVSFWCLLDIVPIKNEKGEMVLFLFSFKDITDSHGKCHHNSRREVSEEDKHRRRKGSSHLSEARKRGRNLLYQLTSRFSRGGKGDVNLGEYCQSATERPSVPEYKVAAVQRSRFLLLHYSVCKALWDWLILLATFYVAVTVPYNVSFTPYDDTVAAARSTIVSDIAVEMLFITDIILNFRTTFVSQSGQVVYQSRSICIHYATTWFFVDLVAALPFDLLYAFNITVTSLVHLLKTVRLLRLLRLLQKLDRYSQYSAMVLTLLMSVFALLAHWMACIWYMIGRKELDTSESWEIGWLHELGKRLETPYANTTAGGPSVRSSYIAALYFTLSSLTSVGFGNVCANTDAEKIFSICTMLVGALMHALVFGNVTAIIQRMYSRRSLYHTRMKDLKDFIRVHGLPQQLKQRMLEYFQTTWSVNNGIDANELLHDFPDELRADIATHLNKDILQLPVFTGASRGCLRSLSLHIKTSFCVPGEYLIRQGDALHANYFVCSGSLEVLKDGTVLAILGKGDLIGCDLPESEQVIKTNADVKALTYCDLQYISVRGLREVLQLYPEYAGVFASDIHNNITYNLRVGSQDQGLGRLSRSPAIPHEPRRTPTAERKREDSSDCFHLSPSTRSRHNLLLPSLSSPVRRTSLGNLLGDELRQFSALRRCRSPDPGRGFLGRGGASSRTPAKPERDASLADAGDEREPSKLLIPAVACFGPPELSSSKQLRDSWL